The Kribbella jejuensis region GGCCGAACGAGTTGAAGTTCCAGATCATGTCGAGGCTGGTGATCGCGACGATCACGGTCCGCAGTTGGGGCAGCGTGATGTACCAGAACTGACTCCACGCGCCGGCGCCGTCGACCGCGGCCGCTTCGTACAGCGTGCGGTCGATGCCCTGGAGCCCGGCGAGCAACGTGACCGTGGTCATCGGCATACCGACCCAGATGCCGACCACGATCACGGCCGGCAGCGCGGTGCTGAAGTCGCCGAGGAAGTTGATCGGGTGGTCGGTGAGGTGCAGCTTCTGCAGGATCTCGTTGACCGGGCCGTTCGTCGGGTGTAGCAGCAGCCGCCACATGATCGCGACGACCACCGGAGGCATCGCCCACGGGATCAGCGCGAGCGTCCGGGCGACGCCACGGAACTTCAGGTCCGTGTTGAGCAGCAGCGCGAGGCCGAGCGCGGCGACGAACTGCAGGATCGTGACCGACAGCGTCCAGATCACGCCGATCCGGAACGAGTCCCAGAACAGGTTGTTGTGCAGGAGTTTGGCGAAGTTGTCGAAGCCGACGAACTTGCTCTCGACGTGCAGGCCGGCGCGGGCGTTGGTGAAGCCGAGCGCGATACCACGGATCAGCGGGTAGACGCTGAGGATCAGCACCGGCAGCAACGCGGGCAGGAACAGCAGGATCGCTTCGCGGTTCTGCTTCGGCTTGCCCTGCTTCTTCCTGTTCAGTTGTGGTGGCGCGGTGAGGGTAGCCGTCACGGGGTACTCCTCCTGATACTCAACGAGGGTTGTACGACGATCCGCCGCGGCGCCCGCTCGTTGTCCTCGATCCTTGCCAACAGCAACTCAGCCGCCCGCCGCCCCCGCTCCGCCGAGCCCAGATTCACACTAGTCAACGGCGGAAAACTCTGCTCAGCCAGCTCACTGTCGTCCATCCCCACCACCGCAACATCGTTCGGTACGTCGAAACCAGCCGCCGCCAACTCGTGCATCAACCCCACGGCGAGCAGATCGTTCGCACAGATCACGGCATCGAACCCGGCACTCTTCAGCAGTTCCGGTGCTGCGGTGCGGCCGGCAGCGAAAGTGAAGTCGGTCGCCTCGACCGCGGCGACGGGCTGGAGGTTGTGGGCTTTCAGGGCCTCGGCGAAACCCTTCGCGCGTGCAGCACCGGGGACTGTGTCGGCGGGGCCGTTCAGGAACGCGATGCGCCGCCTGCCGCAGTACGTCAGGTGGTCGACGGCGAGCAGCATGCCCTTCGGAGAGTTCGCGCGTACCGTGTCGACGCCTGCCTTGGACGGCACGCTACCGGCGACTACTACGGGTACCTCACACTCGCGGATCGACTTGATCAGGTCCTCGTCGACGCGGATCGGGCTGATCAGCAGGCCGTCGGCGTACCCGCGCGCCATCCCGCGCACCAGCGCGACCTCGTCGACCACGTCCGGACCGGTCGTCGTCACCACCAGCCGATACCCGGCCGCGGACACGACCTCCTCGACCGCGCGCATCATCGTCACGTACACCGGGTTACCGACGTCGGCGACCGCGAGCGTGAGCTGGAACGTCCGCCCCACCTTCAGCGACCGGGCCCGCGCATCCGGCACGTACCCGAGCTCGGCGACGGCACGCTGCACCCGCTCGGTCATCTCCTCGGTGGCCGGCAGCCCGTTCAGCACGCGCGACACCGACGCCACCGAGACTCCCGCCGCGCGGGCCACCCCAGCAATCGTCGGACGACTCACGCCGACCTCCTGTAATCGTTCTTGTAATCGTTTACAGAGCCGACGATAAACCGTCACCCGCCCCCAGCACAACCTCGAGCACCCACCGGCCTCGAACGA contains the following coding sequences:
- a CDS encoding carbohydrate ABC transporter permease yields the protein MTATLTAPPQLNRKKQGKPKQNREAILLFLPALLPVLILSVYPLIRGIALGFTNARAGLHVESKFVGFDNFAKLLHNNLFWDSFRIGVIWTLSVTILQFVAALGLALLLNTDLKFRGVARTLALIPWAMPPVVVAIMWRLLLHPTNGPVNEILQKLHLTDHPINFLGDFSTALPAVIVVGIWVGMPMTTVTLLAGLQGIDRTLYEAAAVDGAGAWSQFWYITLPQLRTVIVAITSLDMIWNFNSFGLVYVLTAGGPGGKTMLPMLFAYNEAFRYGNFGMAAAMGDVMVVIIILFLFFYLRNRLRSEA
- a CDS encoding LacI family DNA-binding transcriptional regulator, with translation MSRPTIAGVARAAGVSVASVSRVLNGLPATEEMTERVQRAVAELGYVPDARARSLKVGRTFQLTLAVADVGNPVYVTMMRAVEEVVSAAGYRLVVTTTGPDVVDEVALVRGMARGYADGLLISPIRVDEDLIKSIRECEVPVVVAGSVPSKAGVDTVRANSPKGMLLAVDHLTYCGRRRIAFLNGPADTVPGAARAKGFAEALKAHNLQPVAAVEATDFTFAAGRTAAPELLKSAGFDAVICANDLLAVGLMHELAAAGFDVPNDVAVVGMDDSELAEQSFPPLTSVNLGSAERGRRAAELLLARIEDNERAPRRIVVQPSLSIRRSTP